From the genome of Gymnogyps californianus isolate 813 chromosome 17, ASM1813914v2, whole genome shotgun sequence, one region includes:
- the CPNE1 gene encoding copine-1, translating into MAGCVSRVELSVSCRSLLDRDLGSRSDPLCVLLQEVGGGQWAELDRTERIKNCQNPEFCKKLVVDYYFEKVQKLKFGVYDIDNKSFDLNDDDYLGGIECTLGQVVSSSVFTRPLELKQGKPAGKGTITISAEEIKDTRVVYLEIEARNLDKKDFLGKSDPFLEFYKQRDAGTWQLVYRSEVIKNNLNPCWRKFSVPLQTFCGGDFNKPIKVQCADHDSDGSHDLIGTFETNLTQLQKAGGGSPVEFECIHPEKKQKKKSYKNSGIIRIKSCKIETEYSFLDYVMGGCQINFTVGVDFTGSNGDPKSPDSLHYISPDGINEYLIAIWSVGSVVQDYDTDKLFPAFGFGAQVPPSWQVSHEFALNFNPSNPYCQGIQGIVDAYRHILPQIRLYGPTNFSPIINHVARFAAHSAQQRTASQYFILLIITDGEITDLDQTRQAIVNASKLPMSIIIVGVGEADFKAMEFLDGDNGVLKSVTGEPAARDIVQFVPFRQFKNAPREALSQMVLAEVPKQLVSYYKWQGWPPVKPPEIKKT; encoded by the exons ATGGCCGGGTGCGTGTCCAGGGTGGAGCTGTCGGTGTCCTGCCGGAGCCTCCTCGACAGGGACCTGGGCTCCCGGTCGGATCCCCTCTGCGTCTTGCTCCAGGAGGTGGGCGGCGGCCAGTGGGCTGAG CTAGATCGCACGGAGAGGATCAAGAACTGCCAAAACCCTGAATTCTGCAAGAAACTGGTTGTGGACTACTACTTTGAGAAAGTGCAGAAGCTGAAGTTTGGCGTGTATGATATTGATAACAAGTCCTTTGATTTAAATGACGATGACTACCTCGGAGGGATTGAGTGCACGCTGGGACAG GTTGTGTCCAGCTCGGTGTTTACCCGACCGCTGGAATTGAAGCAGGGAAAGCCAGCAGGAAAGGGCACCATTACG ATTTCAGCAGAGGAGATTAAAGATACCAGGGTTGTGTACTTGGAAATTGAAGCCCGAAACTTGGACAAAAag GATTTCTTAGGTAAATCGGATCCGTTTTTGGAGTTTTACAAGCAGAGGGATGCTGGAACGTGGCAGCTGGTGTACAGATCAGAG gtgatTAAGAACAACTTAAATCCATGCTGGAGGAAGTTCAGTGTTCCTTTGCAGACGTTCTGTGGTGGAGATTTTAATAAACCTATCAAG GTACAGTGTGCAGACCACGACAGTGACGGGTCGCATGACTTGATAGGCACTTTTGAAACTAACCTGactcagctgcagaaagcaggtgGCGGCTCTCCG GTGGAATTTGAATGCATTCAtcctgagaaaaaacaaaagaaaaagagctacAAAAACTCTGGCATTATTAGGATAAAATCCTGCAAG ATTGAGACAGAATATTCGTTTTTGGACTACGTCATGGGAGGCTGCCAGATTAACTTTACA GTGGGTGTAGACTTCACTGGCTCGAACGGAGATCCCAAGTCACCAGATTCTCTTCACTACATCAGCCCAGACGGGATAAATGAGTACCTGATTGCCATCTGGAGTGTGGGAAGTGTAGTCCAGGATTATGACAC GGACAAGCTGTTTCCTGCGTTTGGGTTTGGAGCTCAGGTTCCTCCTAGCTGGCAG GTATCTCATGAGTTTGCTTTGAACTTCAACCCCAGTAACCCTTATTGTCAAG GGATCCAAGGAATAGTGGATGCCTACCGCCACATCCTGCCTCAGATCCGACTCTATGGGCCAACCAATTTCTCTCCTATTATAAACCACGTGGCAAGATTTGCAGCGCACTCAGCACAACAAAGAACTGCTTCA caatattttatcCTGCTGATCATCACAGATGGAGAGATCACTGATCTGGACCAAACTAGGCAAGCGATTGTTAACGCCTCTAAGCTGCCAATGTCCATCATTATTGTTGGAGTTGGTGAAGCTGATTTCAAAGCAATGGAGTTCCTTGACGGAGACAATGGTGTCCTGAAGTCTGTGACAGGAGAGCCAGCTGCACGAGACATTGTCCAGTTTGTGCCTTTCCGACAGTTCAAAAAT GCCCCCCGGGAAGCGCTTTCCCAGATGGTTCTGGCTGAAGTGCCTAAGCAGCTGGTGTCGTACTATAAATGGCAGGGATGGCCGCCCGTGAAACCCCCGGAAATAAAGAAGACGTAG